A genomic region of Sporomusaceae bacterium contains the following coding sequences:
- a CDS encoding 2-phosphosulfolactate phosphatase — MTVDVYFTPLDYIARPPEGDHAVAVLDIFRATTSMATAFANGCRRIIPVMTVEEAITLKELHLGALLAGERQARPIPGFDLGNSPGEYDRAAVAGKTIIMTTTNGTAALKTAEKAAKVYVGAFVNAAALCRKLSSISMNIVILCAGTRGHLTIEDALCAGLLADRLTGHSDLSDAALAARAIYNDYRADLVRRTSQGAHARNLAAIGYGGDIGYCLRHDLYDIVPEFLSGEITDPAAC; from the coding sequence ATGACAGTCGACGTATACTTTACCCCCCTGGACTATATTGCCAGGCCGCCCGAGGGAGACCATGCCGTCGCCGTCCTCGACATCTTCCGCGCTACGACATCGATGGCCACCGCCTTCGCCAACGGGTGCCGCCGCATCATACCGGTCATGACAGTAGAAGAAGCCATAACTCTCAAGGAACTGCACCTCGGGGCGCTGCTTGCGGGTGAACGCCAGGCCCGCCCCATTCCGGGCTTCGACCTTGGCAACTCGCCCGGTGAGTACGACCGAGCCGCGGTAGCCGGCAAGACGATCATCATGACGACCACCAACGGCACCGCCGCTCTTAAGACGGCCGAGAAAGCGGCGAAAGTCTATGTCGGTGCGTTTGTCAACGCCGCCGCCCTTTGCCGGAAGCTTTCCTCAATATCGATGAATATTGTAATTCTCTGCGCCGGAACCCGCGGCCACCTGACCATCGAGGACGCGCTGTGCGCCGGACTGCTTGCCGATAGGCTTACTGGCCATAGCGACCTTAGCGATGCGGCCCTAGCCGCCCGGGCGATATACAACGATTACCGCGCCGACCTTGTGCGGCGGACGTCCCAGGGCGCCCATGCCAGGAATCTTGCCGCCATCGGCTACGGAGGAGATATTGGCTATTGCCTGCGGCATGATCTTTACGACATCGTCCCTGAATTTCTCAGCGGAGAAATAACCGACCCGGCTGCCTGCTAG
- a CDS encoding DHHA1 domain-containing protein codes for MRTLPDGSYGVVLDRTAFYPEGGGQPCDKGWLDDIPVVAVYEENGSVVHVTAVRPASEAVHGRLDWERRFDHMQQHSGEHILSAVFSDLFGGENIGFHLGSDGVYIDVTMETLTVEQAAAAEAAANAIVFANLPVKSEFVAGGDLAGFPLRKQPAKGFAAIRLVSVAGVDCCPCGGTHVAASGEIGLIRIRSWERKAGAVRVDFVCGGRALEDYRLNSAVARDLSVRLSVPVVEVPAAAERQQCKLETATRQLQAAKQELAGYRADELYEKADKFSDIKLAVSVIADASAAELSDLARAVLARGRAVVLLAAGSAELDKSHFVFACTAGIPADMGKLLKKTLALTGGKGGGNAHWAQGGGSWSDKLEDALRAARADVFS; via the coding sequence TTGCGCACTCTGCCCGATGGCAGCTATGGCGTCGTACTTGACCGGACGGCATTTTATCCCGAGGGCGGCGGCCAGCCCTGCGACAAAGGTTGGTTGGACGATATCCCGGTGGTGGCGGTATACGAGGAGAACGGCTCGGTCGTGCACGTCACCGCCGTCAGACCGGCGTCGGAAGCGGTCCATGGCCGCCTGGACTGGGAACGGCGTTTCGACCATATGCAGCAGCACAGCGGCGAACATATCCTGTCGGCGGTGTTCTCCGACCTCTTCGGCGGGGAGAATATCGGGTTTCATCTCGGCAGCGACGGGGTATACATCGATGTCACTATGGAAACGCTGACCGTTGAGCAGGCGGCTGCGGCGGAAGCGGCAGCCAACGCAATTGTGTTCGCCAATCTGCCGGTCAAGAGCGAATTTGTCGCCGGCGGCGACCTCGCCGGGTTCCCGCTGCGCAAACAGCCGGCGAAAGGCTTCGCCGCCATCCGCCTTGTCAGCGTGGCAGGAGTGGACTGCTGCCCGTGCGGCGGCACGCATGTAGCGGCCAGCGGCGAAATCGGCCTGATCAGGATTCGTTCCTGGGAACGCAAGGCCGGGGCTGTCCGGGTGGACTTCGTGTGCGGCGGCCGGGCCCTTGAGGACTACCGGCTGAACAGCGCCGTGGCCCGCGATCTATCCGTACGGTTGTCCGTGCCTGTCGTTGAGGTACCGGCAGCGGCCGAACGGCAACAGTGCAAGCTGGAAACGGCCACCCGGCAACTGCAGGCCGCAAAACAGGAACTCGCCGGCTACAGGGCCGACGAGTTATATGAAAAGGCTGACAAGTTTTCTGACATAAAGCTGGCCGTTTCTGTCATCGCGGACGCGTCGGCTGCCGAACTGTCGGATCTGGCCAGAGCGGTGCTGGCCCGCGGCCGCGCCGTCGTCCTGTTGGCGGCCGGGAGCGCCGAGCTTGACAAATCTCACTTTGTCTTTGCCTGCACTGCGGGCATCCCGGCCGATATGGGCAAGCTGCTGAAGAAGACGCTTGCGCTTACTGGGGGCAAGGGCGGCGGCAACGCCCACTGGGCGCAAGGCGGCGGCAGCTGGAGCGACAAGTTGGAAGACGCCCTGCGGGCTGCCCGCGCGGACGTCTTCAGTTAG
- a CDS encoding YibE/F family protein, with the protein MKKTFIILIMLLSVGLNLAGAAPAAPPPVQYEKGLVLSVAPLDDATRKQYLLERGELVTVRITTGPETGKVVDTLNFVSERSPYAIKVAPGDKIIVAVAYDLGRTSYHVSDFDRFDYVYVLLALFIGTLVIFAGVVGVKTVFVIGFSTALIFQVYIGQVLARGINLTLLTLLVCAVIATVTQVAISGWNKKSLAAILGTVGGVAIAGLLSLLAIQLMHLTGLDSEEAMMLKATKMADIDFQGVLFSGMVFGALGAVMDVAISIASALYEVKALQPDMDRKSLFMTGMNVGRDIMGTMSNTLILAYVGTSLPLMLLIASQPQASALKIMNLNMIVTEIARALTGSIGLICAIPLTALIAAFLMCGRER; encoded by the coding sequence TTGAAAAAGACATTCATTATACTGATAATGCTCCTCAGCGTCGGGTTAAACCTTGCCGGCGCCGCTCCCGCCGCCCCGCCCCCCGTCCAGTACGAAAAAGGTCTTGTGCTGTCGGTCGCTCCGCTCGATGATGCTACGCGGAAGCAGTACCTCCTCGAACGCGGCGAACTTGTCACGGTACGAATTACCACCGGTCCGGAAACAGGCAAGGTCGTCGACACTTTGAATTTTGTTTCCGAGCGTTCGCCCTACGCAATCAAAGTAGCACCAGGCGACAAAATCATCGTCGCCGTGGCCTACGACCTCGGCCGGACGTCATACCACGTAAGCGATTTCGACCGCTTCGATTATGTTTATGTCCTGCTGGCCCTGTTTATCGGCACACTGGTGATATTCGCCGGTGTCGTAGGCGTAAAGACAGTTTTCGTAATCGGCTTTTCCACCGCTCTGATTTTTCAGGTCTATATCGGTCAGGTGCTGGCCAGGGGAATAAACCTGACGCTCCTGACCCTGCTCGTCTGCGCCGTGATTGCCACCGTGACTCAGGTCGCCATCAGCGGCTGGAACAAGAAGTCCTTAGCCGCCATTCTCGGCACGGTGGGCGGCGTGGCCATCGCCGGGCTGCTCTCCCTGCTCGCCATCCAACTGATGCACCTGACGGGGCTCGATAGCGAGGAAGCCATGATGCTCAAGGCAACGAAAATGGCCGACATCGATTTCCAGGGGGTCTTGTTCTCGGGCATGGTATTCGGAGCCCTCGGCGCGGTAATGGATGTTGCCATCTCGATTGCGTCGGCCCTCTACGAAGTAAAAGCCCTCCAGCCGGATATGGACAGGAAAAGCCTGTTCATGACCGGGATGAATGTCGGCCGGGATATAATGGGTACGATGTCCAACACCCTCATCCTGGCTTATGTAGGCACATCCCTGCCGCTTATGCTGCTGATCGCCTCCCAGCCGCAGGCCTCGGCGCTCAAAATCATGAATCTCAATATGATCGTCACCGAGATCGCCCGCGCCCTTACCGGCAGCATCGGCCTTATCTGCGCCATCCCGCTGACAGCCCTGATTGCCGCTTTCCTGATGTGCGGCCGGGAGCGTTAA